The Arctopsyche grandis isolate Sample6627 chromosome 7, ASM5162203v2, whole genome shotgun sequence genome includes a window with the following:
- the LOC143914718 gene encoding uncharacterized protein LOC143914718, whose translation MPPSMTIFIVMLMLSAAVCYPADEDKQKEELELEVENSEKFFFTDKCKAAREKMHADKKTFSWFHKECGDKNVFNNKQGNLPIPSNPPILRDIEMDLQPLKPVISKRRKH comes from the exons ATGCCACCTTCTATGACGATTTTCATCGTGATGCTTATGTTAAGTGCGGCAGTTTGTTACCCAGCAGATGAAGATAAACAAAAAGAAGAACTCGAATTAGAAGTAGAAAATTCGGAAAAATTCTTCTTTACAG ATAAGTGCAAAGCTGCGCGTGAAAAAATGCACGCTGACAAGAAAACATTTTCTTGGTTTCATAAGGAGTGTGGagataaaaatgttttcaataacAAACAAGGAAATTTACCAATCCCATCAAATCCACCCATTTTGAGAGATATCGAAATGGACCTGCAGCCACTAAAACCAGTTATATCGAAAAGGCGAAAGCATTAG